Proteins encoded by one window of Serratia nevei:
- a CDS encoding diguanylate cyclase has protein sequence MYIAPPIFDARKSGLSFAKRTYLPRVAGLGLGFICVCAALYPLAPPTAVWLLLAFHGFLWPHLAYRLACRAKDPFKAEIRNLLIDSAFGGFWAAMMAFNALPAIVILSMMSMNNIASAGKALFVKGLAIQLAAAALTGALLGFPFHPHSTPLQIYLCLPMIYLYPTLLGLVTYRTAKRLAEKKQELQRISTRDGLTGLYNRRHWEHLLHRQFDSCRRYQDNATLILMDIDRFKTINDTFGHALGDEALAALAEELLIGLRNVDIVGRYGGDEFGAVLPNTSAEQAETVLRRIQQRLDAVIFKEAPQLRLQISAGIANYHPALGGYLDWLKAADGALYRAKQNGRNRLETAVQTGD, from the coding sequence ATGTATATTGCCCCACCCATTTTCGATGCCCGAAAATCCGGCCTCAGCTTCGCCAAACGCACCTATCTGCCCCGCGTCGCCGGTCTGGGGCTCGGCTTTATCTGCGTTTGCGCCGCACTCTATCCCTTGGCTCCGCCCACGGCGGTCTGGCTATTGCTGGCCTTTCACGGTTTTCTCTGGCCGCATCTCGCCTACCGCCTGGCCTGCCGCGCCAAAGATCCGTTCAAAGCCGAGATCCGCAACCTGCTGATCGACTCCGCCTTCGGCGGTTTCTGGGCGGCGATGATGGCGTTCAACGCGCTGCCGGCGATCGTCATCCTGTCGATGATGAGCATGAACAACATCGCTTCGGCCGGTAAGGCACTGTTTGTCAAAGGGTTGGCGATTCAATTGGCCGCGGCGGCGCTGACCGGCGCGCTGCTCGGTTTCCCGTTCCACCCGCACAGCACGCCGCTGCAAATCTATCTGTGCCTGCCGATGATCTACCTTTACCCGACGCTGCTCGGCCTGGTGACCTACCGCACCGCCAAACGGCTGGCGGAAAAAAAACAGGAGCTGCAACGCATCAGCACCCGCGATGGGCTGACCGGCTTGTACAACCGCCGCCATTGGGAGCATCTGCTGCATCGTCAGTTCGACAGTTGCCGCCGCTACCAGGACAACGCCACGCTGATCCTGATGGATATCGATCGTTTCAAAACCATCAACGATACTTTCGGCCATGCGCTGGGGGATGAGGCCCTGGCGGCGCTGGCGGAAGAGCTGCTGATTGGCTTGCGCAACGTGGATATCGTCGGGCGCTACGGCGGCGACGAGTTTGGCGCGGTGCTGCCGAACACCAGCGCCGAACAGGCGGAAACCGTCCTGCGGCGCATCCAGCAGCGGTTGGATGCCGTTATCTTCAAAGAGGCGCCACAGCTGCGGCTGCAGATCAGCGCCGGCATCGCCAACTACCACCCCGCGCTGGGCGGTTATCTGGACTGGCTGAAAGCGGCCGACGGCGCGCTTTACCGGGCGAAGCAAAATGGCCGCAACCGGCTGGAAACGGCGGTGCAGACGGGCGACTAA
- a CDS encoding multidrug effflux MFS transporter: MTKHLARQRLVYAVVLGLLAALGPLCTDLYLPALPEMAGELNTSTAAAQLSLTAGLLGLGVGQLIFGPYSDKLGRMRPLLLSLILLLGASLWCALAPTIDQLLIARLLQGIAGAGGAVISRAIARDLYAGHELTRFFALLMLVNGLAPIVAPVLGGVMLQVMNWRGIFGVLAAIAVLLFSLSALKLRESLPAERRSQGGILAMLMSLGSLLTQRYFMGLCLTQGFVMAGMFAYIGASPFVLQQIYGLSPQMFSLCFAINGVGLIIAAQLASRLSSRWGERRVLRSGLTLAAVASLLLLLAAALHAPLVLLLVPLFFSVAVIGIVGPTASSLAMQSQGDKAGSASALIGVCMFALGACAVPLTGLGGTSSLSMALTIVGCYAVAILLFSLLGRRSEA, from the coding sequence ATGACCAAACACTTAGCCAGACAACGTCTGGTGTACGCCGTCGTGCTTGGCCTGTTGGCCGCGCTGGGGCCGCTGTGCACCGATCTCTATCTGCCCGCCCTGCCGGAAATGGCGGGCGAACTGAATACCTCTACCGCCGCCGCGCAGCTCAGCCTGACCGCCGGGCTGCTCGGCCTGGGCGTCGGCCAGCTGATTTTCGGTCCTTACAGCGACAAACTGGGCCGCATGCGTCCGCTGTTGCTGTCGCTGATCCTGCTGCTGGGCGCTTCGCTGTGGTGCGCGCTGGCGCCCACCATCGACCAGTTGCTGATCGCCCGCCTGCTGCAGGGCATCGCCGGCGCCGGTGGCGCGGTGATTTCCCGCGCCATTGCCCGCGATCTGTATGCCGGTCATGAGCTGACCCGCTTCTTCGCCCTGCTGATGCTGGTCAACGGTCTGGCGCCGATCGTCGCGCCGGTGCTGGGCGGCGTTATGCTGCAGGTGATGAACTGGCGCGGCATCTTCGGCGTGCTGGCGGCCATCGCCGTGCTGCTGTTCAGCCTGTCGGCGCTGAAGCTGCGCGAGTCCCTGCCGGCCGAGCGCCGCAGCCAGGGCGGCATTCTGGCGATGCTGATGTCGCTGGGCAGTCTGTTGACCCAACGCTATTTCATGGGCCTGTGTCTGACGCAGGGCTTCGTGATGGCCGGCATGTTCGCCTATATCGGCGCCTCGCCTTTCGTCTTGCAGCAGATCTACGGCCTCAGCCCGCAGATGTTCAGCCTGTGTTTCGCCATTAACGGCGTCGGGCTGATCATTGCGGCGCAGCTGGCCAGCCGCCTCAGTTCGCGTTGGGGGGAGCGCCGGGTGTTGAGGAGTGGGTTAACGCTGGCGGCCGTCGCATCGCTGTTGCTGCTGTTGGCCGCCGCGCTGCATGCGCCGCTGGTGTTGTTGCTGGTGCCGCTGTTCTTTTCGGTGGCGGTGATCGGCATCGTCGGCCCAACCGCCTCTTCGCTGGCCATGCAAAGCCAGGGTGACAAAGCGGGCAGCGCGTCGGCCTTGATCGGCGTGTGCATGTTCGCGCTCGGTGCCTGCGCCGTGCCGCTCACCGGGCTGGGCGGCACGTCCAGCTTGTCGATGGCGCTGACCATCGTCGGCTGCTACGCCGTCGCCATCCTGCTGTTCAGCCTGTTAGGCCGCCGCAGCGAGGCATAA
- a CDS encoding amino acid ABC transporter permease — protein sequence MSKQDVLKVVPARYPLRLIGALFSLFILAAIVQSVAGNARWEWGVFAEWFFAPAVLAGLGQTLLLTLLGTLFSILFGTLLALARLSRSYLLASLAWGYIWLFRSLPLILVLIILYNFSYLYDAISLGIPFTSVVFASYPTIDILGQFAVAVLGLTLVQSAYTAEIIRGGILGVDYGQHEAAAALGLPGYRRTFRIILPQALRSIIPTGFNEIISLAKGTSIVYVLALPELFYTIQVIYNRTQQVIPLLMVATVWYLFITTALSVIQYYIERYFARGAVRELPPTPWQKLAGWLKR from the coding sequence ATGTCCAAACAAGACGTCTTGAAAGTGGTGCCCGCCCGCTATCCGCTGCGGCTGATCGGCGCGCTGTTTTCGCTGTTTATTCTGGCCGCCATCGTGCAATCGGTGGCGGGCAACGCGCGCTGGGAATGGGGCGTGTTCGCCGAGTGGTTCTTCGCGCCTGCGGTGCTGGCGGGGCTGGGGCAAACCCTGCTGCTGACGCTGCTCGGCACGCTGTTCAGCATCCTGTTCGGTACCCTGCTGGCGCTGGCGCGACTGTCGCGCTCTTACCTGTTGGCGTCGCTCGCCTGGGGTTATATCTGGCTGTTTCGCTCGCTGCCGCTGATTCTGGTGCTGATCATCCTGTACAACTTTTCCTACCTGTACGACGCCATCTCGCTGGGCATTCCCTTCACCTCCGTGGTGTTCGCCAGCTATCCGACCATCGACATTCTCGGCCAATTCGCCGTGGCGGTGCTGGGCCTGACGCTGGTGCAGTCCGCCTACACCGCCGAGATCATCCGCGGCGGCATTTTGGGCGTGGATTACGGCCAGCACGAAGCGGCGGCGGCGCTGGGCCTGCCGGGCTATCGCCGCACCTTCCGCATCATTCTGCCGCAGGCGCTGCGCTCCATCATTCCGACCGGCTTCAACGAGATCATCAGCCTGGCGAAAGGCACCTCGATCGTTTACGTGCTGGCGCTGCCGGAGCTGTTTTATACCATTCAGGTTATCTATAACCGCACCCAGCAGGTGATACCGCTGCTGATGGTCGCCACCGTCTGGTATCTGTTCATCACCACCGCGCTGTCGGTGATCCAATACTACATCGAGCGCTATTTCGCCCGAGGCGCGGTGCGCGAACTGCCGCCGACGCCCTGGCAGAAACTGGCCGGCTGGCTAAAACGTTAG
- a CDS encoding LLM class flavin-dependent oxidoreductase: MSDNANNQRQLRLGAILHGASGNMSAWRHPDATADASINLEFNIASAKKAEQGKFDFVFVADGLYINEKSIPHFLNRFEPLTLLAALSAATDKIGLVGTLSTSYSDPFTVARQFASLDHLSNGRAGWNVVTSPLEGSAKNFSRTEHPEHSLRYRIAGEFLDVAKGLWDSWEDDAFVRNKASGEFFRTGKLHTLNHQGEFFSVQGPLNIGRTPQGRPILFQAGASEDGKRLAAQHADAIFTHHDTLEQAQDFYQDVKRQLVEQGREPDDLRIFQGVSVIVGDDDADVERQYQETARLVSIENALNYLGRYFEHYDFARHPLDAPFPDIGDLGQNSFRSTTDAIKRSARERNLTLRQVALEAASPRPVFSGTPEAVADGLQRWFDGEAADGFIISGGTPNAFGHFVDRVVPVLQQRGLFRQAYHGDTLREHLGLKRPLNRFTQ, from the coding sequence ATGAGCGACAACGCGAATAATCAACGGCAATTGCGCCTGGGCGCCATTCTGCATGGCGCATCGGGAAATATGTCCGCCTGGCGCCACCCGGACGCCACCGCCGACGCCAGCATTAACCTCGAATTTAATATCGCCTCGGCGAAAAAAGCCGAACAGGGAAAATTCGATTTCGTCTTCGTCGCCGATGGGTTATATATCAACGAAAAATCCATTCCGCATTTTCTTAATCGTTTCGAACCGCTCACCCTGCTGGCCGCGCTGTCCGCCGCCACCGACAAAATCGGCCTGGTGGGCACCCTCTCCACCTCCTACAGCGATCCGTTCACCGTCGCCCGCCAGTTCGCCAGCCTCGATCACCTGAGCAACGGCCGTGCCGGCTGGAACGTGGTGACGTCGCCGCTGGAAGGCTCGGCCAAAAACTTCTCGCGCACAGAACACCCGGAACACAGCCTGCGTTACCGCATCGCCGGCGAGTTTCTCGACGTCGCCAAAGGGCTGTGGGACTCCTGGGAAGACGATGCCTTCGTGCGTAATAAAGCCAGCGGCGAATTCTTCCGCACCGGCAAACTGCACACTCTCAATCACCAGGGGGAGTTCTTCTCGGTACAGGGGCCGCTGAACATCGGCCGCACGCCGCAGGGGCGCCCGATCCTGTTCCAGGCCGGCGCCTCTGAAGACGGCAAACGGCTGGCGGCCCAACACGCCGATGCGATCTTCACCCATCACGACACGCTGGAACAGGCGCAGGATTTCTATCAGGACGTGAAGCGGCAGCTGGTGGAACAGGGGCGCGAACCGGACGATCTGCGCATCTTCCAGGGCGTCAGCGTGATCGTCGGCGACGACGACGCGGACGTCGAGCGCCAGTACCAGGAAACCGCCCGCCTGGTCAGCATCGAGAACGCCCTCAACTACCTCGGCCGCTACTTCGAGCATTACGACTTCGCCCGCCATCCGCTGGACGCGCCCTTCCCGGACATCGGCGATCTGGGGCAAAACAGCTTCCGCAGCACCACCGACGCCATCAAGCGCAGCGCCCGCGAGCGCAACCTCACGCTGCGCCAGGTGGCGCTGGAAGCCGCCTCGCCGCGCCCGGTGTTCAGCGGCACGCCGGAAGCGGTGGCGGACGGTCTGCAGCGCTGGTTCGACGGCGAAGCCGCCGACGGTTTCATCATCAGCGGCGGTACGCCCAACGCCTTCGGCCACTTCGTCGATCGGGTGGTGCCCGTCCTGCAACAACGTGGCCTGTTCCGCCAGGCGTACCACGGCGACACGCTGCGCGAGCACCTGGGCCTGAAGCGCCCGTTGAACAGATTCACCCAATAA
- a CDS encoding M20 peptidase aminoacylase family protein, which produces MTSQLADKIIAYRRELHQNPELSNHEFATTARLTRWLQEAGIRLLPLALKTGVVAEIGSGKGPIIALRGDIDALPIDEIADVPFSSQNRGVMHACGHDFHTSVMLGAAHLLKAREADLPGTVRLFFQPAEETFNGARHLIDAGALDNVAAVFGLHNAPELPTGTFATRAGPFYANVDRFQILITGKGAHAAKPEQGVDTIVTASQLVGALQTLPSRSFSSLESLVVSVTRIEGGNTWNVLPQTVELEGTVRTHSDAVRRQVPDKIRQVIDGIAAALGAQAELRWQPGPPAVINDPHWAAFSKTVAAEAGYRVEEAELQMGGEDFALYLHHVPGVFVSIGSASEFGLHHPRFNPDERALFPAAQYFTLLAERTLQQLTTAPEKALSNA; this is translated from the coding sequence ATGACCAGCCAGTTGGCAGACAAAATCATCGCCTATCGGCGTGAGCTGCACCAAAACCCGGAGCTTTCCAATCACGAATTCGCCACCACCGCCCGGCTGACGCGCTGGCTGCAAGAAGCGGGCATTCGCCTGCTGCCGCTGGCGCTGAAAACCGGCGTCGTGGCGGAGATCGGCAGCGGCAAGGGGCCGATCATCGCGCTGCGCGGCGACATTGACGCTCTCCCGATCGACGAAATCGCCGACGTGCCCTTCAGCTCGCAAAACCGCGGCGTGATGCACGCCTGCGGCCACGACTTTCATACCTCGGTGATGCTCGGCGCCGCACACCTGTTGAAAGCGCGTGAGGCCGACCTGCCCGGCACGGTACGCCTCTTCTTCCAGCCGGCGGAAGAGACCTTCAACGGCGCCCGACACCTGATCGACGCCGGCGCGCTGGATAACGTCGCCGCGGTGTTTGGCCTGCATAATGCGCCGGAGCTGCCCACCGGCACCTTCGCCACCCGCGCCGGGCCGTTCTACGCCAACGTCGATCGCTTCCAGATCCTCATCACCGGCAAGGGCGCGCACGCCGCCAAACCGGAACAGGGCGTCGACACCATCGTCACCGCCAGCCAGCTCGTCGGCGCGCTGCAGACGCTGCCCAGCCGCAGCTTCAGCTCGCTGGAATCGCTGGTGGTAAGCGTAACGCGCATCGAAGGCGGCAATACCTGGAACGTGCTGCCGCAAACCGTGGAGCTGGAAGGCACGGTGCGCACCCACAGCGACGCGGTGCGCCGCCAGGTGCCGGACAAGATTCGCCAGGTGATCGACGGCATAGCCGCCGCGCTGGGTGCGCAGGCCGAACTGCGCTGGCAGCCGGGGCCGCCGGCGGTGATCAATGACCCGCATTGGGCGGCGTTCAGCAAAACCGTCGCCGCCGAGGCCGGCTACCGGGTCGAAGAAGCGGAGTTGCAGATGGGCGGTGAAGATTTCGCGCTGTATCTGCATCACGTACCGGGCGTATTTGTCAGCATCGGATCCGCCAGCGAGTTCGGCCTGCATCATCCGCGTTTCAATCCCGATGAACGGGCCCTGTTCCCGGCGGCGCAATATTTCACGCTGCTGGCGGAACGCACGCTGCAACAATTAACCACCGCGCCAGAAAAAGCCCTCAGCAACGCCTGA
- the tatA gene encoding Sec-independent protein translocase subunit TatA produces MEGISITKLLVIAVLVILLFGTSKLRTLGADLGAALKGFKKAVGDDSTPPAAGSNTAESQSAQQSVEKKDV; encoded by the coding sequence ATGGAAGGTATCAGTATTACCAAACTTCTGGTGATTGCGGTATTGGTGATTTTACTGTTCGGCACCAGCAAGCTGCGCACGCTCGGTGCCGATCTTGGCGCGGCGCTGAAAGGCTTTAAAAAAGCCGTGGGTGACGACAGCACGCCGCCGGCCGCTGGCAGCAACACCGCCGAGAGCCAGTCCGCTCAGCAGAGCGTCGAGAAGAAAGACGTTTAA
- a CDS encoding GNAT family N-acetyltransferase, which translates to MTQDTFIQTLPTDPLIAPVIEGLFGEYRQRYGDYFGDQEPEPLDLYAPPQGAFIVLLRAGAPIAMGAFKRYDAQTAELKRIWTRGDLRRQGLAQRVLQQLETLALAQGYRRLYLTTGFRQPEAVGLYLSNGYQPQFDPTVDSEVYSRPPYDGRLPFRKSLIAEDACCCASERKIA; encoded by the coding sequence ATGACGCAAGACACCTTCATTCAGACGCTGCCGACCGACCCGCTGATCGCCCCGGTAATCGAGGGGCTGTTCGGCGAATATCGCCAGCGTTACGGCGACTATTTTGGTGACCAGGAACCGGAACCGCTGGATCTGTACGCGCCGCCGCAGGGGGCCTTCATCGTGCTGCTGCGCGCCGGTGCACCGATCGCCATGGGCGCCTTCAAACGCTATGACGCACAAACCGCCGAGCTGAAGCGCATCTGGACGCGGGGCGATCTGCGGCGCCAGGGCCTGGCGCAGCGGGTGTTGCAGCAGCTCGAAACGCTGGCGCTGGCGCAGGGATATCGCCGGCTCTATCTGACCACCGGTTTTCGCCAGCCCGAAGCGGTGGGCCTGTATCTGAGCAACGGGTATCAGCCGCAGTTCGATCCCACCGTCGACAGCGAGGTTTACAGCCGCCCACCCTACGATGGCCGCCTGCCGTTCCGCAAAAGCCTGATTGCAGAGGACGCATGTTGTTGCGCGTCGGAAAGGAAAATCGCCTAA
- a CDS encoding amino acid ABC transporter ATP-binding protein, which yields MSEAIDYYALPEQPARNLTPVPARGLIEISNVSKFFGKHKALDDVSLTLQPGTVTVILGPSGSGKSTLLRAINHLERVDEGFIRIDGDYVGYRRKGNRLYELKEKAILRQRINVGYVFQNFNLFPHLTVLENIIEAPVVHKIHSRERAKAVAYELLDTVGLRHKADAYPRHLSGGQQQRIAIARALALNPKVILFDEPTSALDPELVGEVLDVIKGLADLGVTLVVVTHEIGFAREAADRVVFMVDGQIVEQGDARQVLAQPQHPRTVNFLNKVL from the coding sequence ATGTCTGAAGCCATTGATTATTACGCCTTGCCCGAGCAGCCGGCGCGCAACCTCACCCCAGTGCCGGCGCGCGGCCTAATCGAAATCAGCAACGTCAGCAAGTTCTTCGGCAAACACAAGGCGCTGGACGACGTCAGCCTGACGCTGCAGCCGGGCACCGTCACCGTGATCCTCGGCCCTTCCGGCTCCGGAAAGTCGACGCTGCTGCGGGCGATCAACCACCTGGAACGCGTGGACGAAGGCTTTATCCGCATCGACGGCGACTACGTCGGATATCGCCGCAAGGGCAACCGGCTGTATGAGCTGAAGGAAAAGGCCATCCTTCGGCAACGCATCAACGTCGGCTATGTGTTCCAGAATTTCAACCTGTTCCCGCACCTGACGGTGCTGGAAAACATCATCGAAGCGCCGGTGGTGCACAAGATCCACTCCCGCGAACGGGCGAAAGCGGTAGCCTATGAGCTGCTGGATACCGTCGGGCTGCGCCATAAGGCGGACGCCTACCCGCGCCACCTCTCCGGCGGCCAACAGCAGCGCATCGCCATCGCGCGTGCGCTGGCGCTGAACCCTAAGGTGATCCTATTCGATGAACCGACCTCCGCGCTCGATCCCGAGCTGGTCGGCGAAGTGCTAGACGTGATAAAGGGGTTGGCGGATCTGGGCGTCACGCTGGTGGTGGTCACCCATGAAATCGGCTTTGCGCGCGAAGCGGCGGATCGGGTGGTATTTATGGTCGACGGGCAGATCGTCGAGCAGGGCGACGCCAGGCAAGTGCTGGCTCAGCCGCAGCATCCGCGCACCGTCAACTTTCTCAACAAAGTGCTGTGA
- a CDS encoding GNAT family N-acetyltransferase codes for MEIRTARLSDRQAIAELMTALDYPGTEAFLPQRMRQLLAHPDEALLVAVEGERVLGVLSLHFLPQLALAGDIGRISYFCVDDRARGAGVGRRLLTEGEALAHRRGCDRLEVHCHSRRERAHAFYRREGFVEAPKYFAKLLNQ; via the coding sequence ATGGAAATCAGAACGGCGCGCCTGAGCGATCGCCAGGCTATCGCCGAATTAATGACGGCGTTGGATTATCCCGGCACCGAGGCGTTTCTGCCGCAGCGAATGCGCCAGCTGCTGGCGCATCCGGACGAGGCGCTGCTGGTGGCCGTGGAGGGCGAGCGGGTGCTGGGCGTGCTGTCGCTGCATTTTCTGCCGCAGCTGGCGTTGGCCGGCGACATTGGCCGCATCAGCTATTTTTGCGTCGACGACCGAGCGCGCGGCGCGGGCGTAGGGCGGCGGCTGTTGACGGAGGGCGAGGCGCTGGCGCACCGTCGCGGCTGCGATCGGCTTGAAGTCCATTGCCACAGCCGCCGCGAGCGGGCGCATGCGTTTTACCGGCGTGAAGGTTTTGTCGAAGCGCCGAAGTATTTTGCCAAGTTATTAAACCAGTAA
- the cspE gene encoding transcription antiterminator/RNA stability regulator CspE: protein MSKIKGSVKWFNESKGFGFITPEDGSKDVFVHFSAIVSNGFKTLAEGQRVEFEITNGAKGPSAANVTAI from the coding sequence ATGTCTAAGATTAAAGGTAGCGTTAAGTGGTTTAATGAATCCAAAGGCTTCGGTTTCATTACTCCGGAAGATGGTAGCAAGGACGTTTTCGTTCACTTCTCTGCCATCGTTAGCAACGGTTTCAAAACGCTTGCTGAAGGCCAGCGTGTAGAATTTGAAATCACGAACGGTGCCAAAGGCCCATCTGCCGCTAACGTTACTGCTATCTAA
- a CDS encoding TetR/AcrR family transcriptional regulator yields the protein MLPPNDSKQAKVQARRDQIVEAAKTSFRRHGFHAASMAEIAQGSQLSVGQIYRYFANKDAIIEEIVNRIIASKMQRLENLGDHINLIAGTLAARTLFQQPGESETDHMLMLEVTAEATRNPVVAKMLSDAEARLFRHVCHNLQRLYPHFSAEEIAARVEFIAVMSEGTGYRILTTQKADASLLRDLYQQAISHLFRKL from the coding sequence ATGCTCCCCCCCAACGACAGTAAACAGGCCAAGGTGCAGGCCCGCCGCGATCAGATCGTCGAAGCGGCGAAAACCAGCTTCCGCCGCCACGGCTTCCACGCCGCCAGCATGGCGGAAATCGCCCAGGGCTCGCAGCTCAGCGTCGGGCAAATCTATCGCTATTTCGCCAATAAAGACGCGATTATCGAGGAAATCGTCAACCGCATCATCGCCAGCAAGATGCAGCGGCTGGAAAATCTTGGCGATCACATCAACCTGATCGCCGGCACGCTGGCGGCGCGCACGCTGTTTCAGCAGCCGGGCGAGAGCGAAACCGATCACATGCTGATGCTTGAAGTGACCGCCGAGGCCACGCGCAACCCGGTGGTGGCCAAAATGCTCAGCGATGCGGAAGCGCGGCTGTTTCGCCACGTGTGCCACAACCTGCAGCGGCTGTATCCCCATTTCAGCGCGGAAGAGATCGCCGCGCGGGTGGAGTTTATCGCCGTCATGAGCGAAGGCACCGGTTACCGCATCCTTACCACGCAAAAAGCCGATGCGTCCCTGCTGCGCGATCTGTATCAGCAGGCCATTTCTCACCTGTTCAGGAAACTCTAA
- a CDS encoding ABC transporter substrate-binding protein, giving the protein MQKTVTAALVAALLSLTGAALAGTGIDLQANETPIHAPKNPQAIAKLPADFHFVKPGQFTVAIAALNTPPLALFAADNRRLIGSEVDIAQLVADSLGLTLNVVQTSWEDWPLGVVSGKYDAAITNVTVTKERKTRFDFATYRIDSLGFYVKTGGKIATIKQPADIAGLKIIVGSGTNQEAILLAWDKQNRQQGLKPFQPIYVTDDAAATLAIQSGRADAYFGPNVLGAYKAALNGRTRLAGTVEGGWPKAAHIAVTTRKGNGLVQAVNEALNGAIRGGQYDRVLNRWGESVERLAQSEINPPGLGD; this is encoded by the coding sequence ATGCAGAAAACCGTTACCGCCGCCCTCGTGGCGGCCTTGCTGAGCCTGACCGGCGCCGCACTGGCGGGCACCGGCATCGATTTGCAGGCCAATGAAACCCCGATCCACGCGCCGAAAAACCCGCAGGCGATCGCCAAACTGCCGGCCGATTTCCACTTCGTGAAGCCGGGCCAATTCACCGTCGCGATCGCCGCACTCAACACGCCGCCGCTGGCGCTGTTCGCCGCCGACAACCGGCGACTGATCGGCAGCGAAGTGGATATCGCACAGCTGGTGGCCGACAGCCTGGGCCTAACGCTTAACGTGGTGCAAACCTCGTGGGAAGACTGGCCGCTGGGGGTGGTTTCCGGCAAGTATGACGCGGCCATCACTAACGTCACCGTGACCAAAGAGCGCAAAACCCGCTTCGACTTCGCCACCTACCGCATCGACTCGCTCGGCTTTTATGTCAAAACCGGCGGCAAGATCGCGACGATCAAACAGCCTGCCGATATCGCCGGATTAAAAATTATCGTCGGCTCCGGCACCAATCAGGAAGCCATCTTGCTGGCATGGGACAAGCAGAATCGGCAGCAGGGGCTTAAACCCTTCCAGCCGATCTACGTGACCGACGATGCGGCCGCCACGCTGGCGATCCAATCCGGCCGGGCCGACGCCTACTTCGGGCCGAACGTGCTGGGCGCCTATAAAGCGGCGCTGAACGGCCGCACCCGGCTGGCGGGCACGGTGGAAGGCGGTTGGCCCAAGGCGGCGCACATCGCCGTCACCACCCGTAAAGGCAACGGCCTGGTGCAGGCGGTGAACGAAGCGCTGAACGGCGCGATCCGCGGCGGGCAGTACGATCGGGTGCTCAACCGCTGGGGCGAGAGCGTCGAACGCCTTGCGCAGTCGGAAATCAACCCGCCCGGCCTGGGCGACTAG
- the crcB gene encoding fluoride efflux transporter CrcB, with amino-acid sequence MLSSLLAVFIGGGVGSVLRWAVSMKMNPLNAHIPLGTLMVNLIGGFIIGLAMAIFTRMTHLDPTWKLLITTGFCGGLTTFSTFSLEVVYLMQDGRFGWALANMLLNLAGSLAMTLLAFMLVMWVNGR; translated from the coding sequence ATGTTGAGCTCTTTACTGGCCGTATTTATCGGCGGCGGCGTCGGCAGCGTTTTGCGCTGGGCGGTAAGCATGAAAATGAATCCGCTGAACGCCCACATTCCGCTCGGTACGCTGATGGTCAATCTGATCGGCGGTTTTATCATCGGCCTGGCGATGGCGATTTTCACCCGCATGACGCATCTGGACCCCACCTGGAAATTACTGATCACCACCGGGTTCTGCGGCGGCCTGACCACCTTCTCCACCTTTTCGCTGGAGGTGGTGTACCTGATGCAGGATGGCCGCTTCGGCTGGGCGCTGGCCAACATGCTGCTCAACCTGGCCGGCTCGCTGGCGATGACGCTGCTGGCTTTCATGCTGGTGATGTGGGTCAACGGGCGCTAA